The genomic stretch CCCCACTTCCCTCTTCTTCACATAATCTAATAACACTATGCCCTTCactaatcacctcaatctctctttcccATGACCActtcaccaatcacatccatccactcttccccagaAACcccctaccttcaaattcaaaatctcttctcccccttggtcGAAACccacacctctctccctctcctccatatcttcttcttcttcttctattctttctttttttgctcgaggttgagcaacattctaagtttggtgtggtaaaagcatagcttttttgttttttcataaccattgatggcacctaaggccaaagaaacctcaagaaagaggaaagggaaggcaattgcttccacctctgagtcatgggagatggagagattcatctcaaaagcccatcaagaccacttctatgaagttatggccaagaaaaaggtgatccctgaggtccgtTTTAAGTTCAAAAAGGgcgaatatccagagatccgacaagagattagaagaagaggatgggaagttctctcCAATCCTATGCAAATGCATGGAttactaggaaccatgatcaaagcatgaacccaaacccaaagaattggcttacaatggttcaggggaaatgcttagatttcagtccggagaacgtaaggttggcattcaacttgcctatgatgcaagaagacgcacgaccctacactagaagggtcaactttgatcaaaggttggaccaagtcctcatggacatatgtgtggaaggagctcaataaaaaagagactcaaaaggcaagccggttcaattgagaagactggaccttaagcctgtagctagaggatggttggagtttatccaacactCCATcttccccactagcaaccgatccaaagtaactgtggatcgggccatcatgatccacaGTGTAACAACCCCGATTTTCGAGTACGCGGATCTTTTCTACAGGCACGaatttctccggaagatcagtaaagggataACCTCTGCtgtatcatcaagcatctcaatcctcattgttattaTGACATCTTTAAGCCAaaacctcttttgaggcaagctCAACAACGCGGCCAcggagaacctagtttttgaaccgtatcggttaggagttttgattctagttttcgtaaataggctcagtttgacgaaccagactcgattcatgagagaagaaagataatagtataatattatcattatattagtattagaagttgcttgaaagatattataaggttacctggtctgttttagttaaaaacaggaaatcggtttaaccaggtttacagtttactggtgcagcttagcaccagcactctctgatgactttagcattTCTATGGgctcatcatacatgttttattctcataataaatatgttactagtgtcatttatgctagtagctcagaaaataatttttagagatatttttacaagtgttccgatacacctagttttagttgttatacacctgagatattttaatattattttaatccacctccaagccaaccaatcacaactcaccttacacccccaagacctCCAAGGCTGTCTCATTTCATCATGTtggccgaaaataacaagagagaaaagagagaaaccttcatgaacacttaatcttcaaagcttgatttcttctgaactaaaactcaaatcaaaactccaatttcaccaaaatgatcctctcttctttctctacataaccatataacatatcaaggctggaaataaggtgagatggctgtctccctccctcttcaattcagttttcaaggaaaaccatgtaaacatgtgttttcttgatgtttttccttaggaatcatgcttaacttgacttgagggccaagaaacgtgaatttccagcaagtataaggtgagatatctcttcctaacatattgagtgagatttggtcagttgagattttttggatttaaagttgttcttgatgtgatttaggaggaaaaagtgcttaaggaccacctgaaagtttgattgaattaagagcagcaaaaccaggtagggtgtcacgaaattaatcttgattatttgtgtttgagatgtgtgaatgttgtattatttggttgtgctaaaaattggttgcatttatgattgattcttggtgaaaatttggtgaaattctgatgaaatttaatgaaatttaagctttaaagttcatgttcttgggcagctgggaaaaacgaaaccctaagcttaaattgaggttcaatttgtgttgaaatcatgtagaaaagatggggttttagtggctgctaatttattatgaattatagtaaaaatcggttgctgaaaagactgaaaaacgggtaaaaacagagaaagaatctgaagaatttatgaagaacatgaagaacactttgagtgtgatgaagaacaatgaagaacatgccttagatcttaaaaagggcaaggaagtaaaatttttggtgttttaggggttgtctggtaatttttgaaagttagggtggtaaaagtagaaatattaaaagttacgggtggtaaaaagtgaattttaaaggttaaaggttaaagtaaagttaattttcgaaaatatattaataaaataataaataataataaaatattaaataataatatttaattaaaaataatattttaacaaaaataataaaataatgcagaaaaggtagttttctgtaaaagctttagaaagacaactttaagtgcagaatctcataattaccttcataaaacacttagggagcggtaagaacatattagtgaggcaaagataaaagaaagataaaaagttaaaggaaagataaaaaccaaagaaaaagtctgtaaagttttaacgacagaaaacagacagagattagtgaacgaactagggcaacttagatagtacttgagttgtgactagggttaggtattatatgaaaagttaaactgtttcagtatagacttaatgaacctatacttgggacaggctaactattcaaaccgaaatttacataagctttaaatacatatgttaagcagaaaaaccagagcagagtaaagaaatacagagaacagagtaaccagagcagaatagagggatacagagaaaagagtaatctgagcaaagtaaaaagacacagagaagagagtaatgtgacaaagagaaatggtttgagttaagatgttgtaaaagtaaaagctgtagagtttgtatagcatgattgaacagagaaagaaagaggtacagcataagaatgtgaaagtgatgatgaataatgagaaagttaatgaatgatgataatgagaatgattatgtaagaatctgctgcagagaggcagccaaatagatggtggtacgaccactgagaacgctttcctgggataccttgctataatgctttgctgtaagacagaggttgcttacagaggtatcaagatgaatgtgctcctgtaagacaaaggttgcttatagtgagtgtgttgttgctcctgtaagacagaggttgcttacagtgagtatgttgttgctcctgtaagacagaggttgcttacagtgagtctgttgggcgtatatcggctaataagtttcgccctgtaagacaaaggttgcttgcagtggatattgccaacaagaaagccttatccagacagaggttgctgggtaacgtcgggagcgggtatgtaaccgacagatgagctcattacctgcactagggctagacatgcatcatacttggttgtgcattttctctattatgattgttgcatgaatgtatgctttctttgtttgtattctattctctgtgtttgtgtctgtgttttactttcttgtattcttctatttgtgatctttttctgttttctctattttctctatttatctatCTTCTGTTTACTACTTCTCTATATTCTGCTATTAGTAtgctaaacaacacaaaattaatgaacgtaactaataaccccggccctactaagaactccctagttcttaccccttctctctcctttccccctccagatggaagcatgagtacccttccgtagttcgctgatgaccgttcgtaaagagaattccgctctaggtagtcttctgagtctagggtgaatctctttatctatgtatatgtatatactgtgagaccagccaacgtctgcaccccgttcgtatgcgcactttaacctgaatcctgtgtacgagactcccgttgtgtggctacttgataaggtaccagagggacgtcctatggcaatgtctgatcgtgcagaggaatagcagatgatgtcctacctttggtgacgttcacttgacttgagttttgaagacttaaaacgtactttccctcgctttagtagtttagagggactaggcaagtatagagtctaggctagcctgggtgccagcttagggacttcttgaacaggtcaggacctgggatgttgtgtatatatatatatatatatatatatatatatatatatatatatatgtatatagatattatttagctatatctaggggtgttataactaaaagtctatactcTAATAAAAGCTGGATCACTGAATTTTGTTAgctgcttgtgatgtatttatgtgtggttgtttataactattttatctgttattatttgtgaattgattataaatgattatgtttattaatccaaatgttttaaaaaaaatacacctcgcaaattaactatgcttttaacaacgaatcaggctcatatgataaataatagataataactaggaagacaaattggtagcgctcagtttccggtgtgtcctaggcgtactgaaaattgggtcgttacaatttggtatcagagcagttcgttcccaatagagcctggggagtggactgactatgcttcattgcatactctgttgTGTGTCTCATGCTTATAGGATATCTATGTGATATGTGTTGCATGATTGTCTCTATGTTTTCATTCTGGGAATGTTCACACTTGACTTGAAgtgttaagactgatcaccttaataacgattgtttggtgtgaacaggACTACAATGAGACCACGAAGACAGAGTGCGCGGGAAGGAACCCCTAGTGATAACTGAGAGAGAGAGCAGGAAACCTTTATGGCTACGATGAACATTGTAGTTGAGGCAGTGTGTGAGGCTGCGATGGCTGCTGCTAGGGCTGTTGAGCATCTCGGAGTGAGAAATGAAAACCGAAATAAAAACGGTGAGGATAATGGAAACAACGAGGCTGATTCAACGCATCTTGATAAACCCATGACCCTTGCTACTTTTTTGAAAGTAAATCCATCTAAGTTCAAAGGTACACTCGTTACGACTGATGCTGACAACTGGTTCCGAGGTATCGAGCGATCACTACGAGCACAGCATGTTCCGGAAGGTCAACACGTGGAGTTCGCTACTTATATACTGGAAGGAGAAGCTGAGCATTGGTGGCAGGGGATACAGCAACTGTTGCAACAAGATGAAGGTGATATCCCTTGGGATACTTTTAAGGATGAATTTTATAAGAAGTATTTTCCGAGGGCAGCTCGTGATGCTAAGGAGATGGAACTTATGCAACTGAAACAGGGTAACACAACTGTTGCAGAATATGCCCGTAAGTTTGATGACTTGTGCCGTTTCTCCAAGATTTGTCAAGGGAATCCTACTGACTTTGAAGAATGGAAGTGTTTGAAGTTCGAAGGGGACCTTCGTGAGGATCTAATGAGTTTAGTAGTTCCATTAGAGATATGAAATTTTGCTGAACTGGTGAATAAAAGTAAACTAGTGGAAGAATGTTCGAAAAAGGTGGCGATAGCTCGAGCAGATCGTAGGGAAGCCTTAGGAAGAGACTTTATTCAATATCTAGCCCCTCAAGGTCGTAACTTTAAGTTCAATGGTCAGTTCGATCACCAAAATAGGAATCAACGAAATGGTAACTTTCTCGCTTGTAACAATGGCAACTACGACAACAATAATCTGGGAGAGGAATAAGGAGGTCAATCTCAGCAAACTCAGGATATTTCAGTATGCTCAAGGTGTGGGAAGGATCATGGTAATAGAGCTTGTAGATATGGGACATACACTTGTTTCTCTTGCGGAGAGTATGGACATATATCGAGGAATTGCCCAAAAAGGTTTGTTCGAAATCCAGCTAGGCCACAACAACAAGGAAGGGTTTTTACCATAACTGCTGGCAACACTAATGCATATAATTCTTCCACTCGAGGTGAGTACCACACTATGGTTTTATTTGTGTTAGATAATACTATAACTTCTTATGCGCATGttaaattttgagggcaaaattttctttaaggagggtagaatgtaacaaccccgaTTTTCGAGTACGCGGATCTTTTCTACAGGCACGAATTTCTctggaagatcagtaaagggaacacctctgctgtatcatcaagcatctcaatcctcattgtcattatgacatctttaagccaaaacctcttttgaggcaagctCAACAACGCGGCCATggagaacctagtttttgaaccgtatcggttaggagttttgattctagttttcgtaaataggctcagtttgacgaaccggacttgattcatgagagaagaaagataatagtataatattatcattatattagtattagaagttgcttgaaagatattataaggttacctggtctgttttagttaaaaataggaaatcggtttaaccaggtttacggtttactggtgcagcttagcaccagcactctctgatgactttagcaatgctaagggctcatcatacatgttttattctcataataaatatgttactagtgtcatttatgctagtagcttaaaataatttttagagatatttttacaagtgttccgatacacctagttttagttgttataaacctgagatattttaatattattttaatccacctccaagccaaccaatcacaactcaccttacacccccaagacctCCAAGGCTGTCTCATTTCATCATGTtggccgaaaataacaagagagaaaagagagaaaccttcatgaacacttaatcttcaaagcttgatttcttctgaactaaaactcaaatcaaaactccgatttcaccaaaatgatcctctcttctttctctacataaccatataacatatcaaggctggaaataaggtgagatggctgtctccctccctcttcaattcggttttcaaggaaaaccatgtaaacatgtgttttcttgatgtttttccttaggaatcatgcttaacttgacttgagggccaagaaacgtgaatttccagcaagtctaaggtgagatatctcttcctaacatactgagtgagatttggtgagttgagagtttttggatttaaagttgttcttgatgtgatttaggaggaaaaagtgcttaaggaccacctgaaagtttgattgaattaggagcagcaaaaccaggtagggtgtcacgaaattaatcttgattatttgtgtttgatatGTGTGAACGTTGTATTATTTGgttgtgctaaaaattggtagcatatatgattgattcttgatgaaaattttggtgaaattctgatgaaatttgatgaaatttaagctttaaagttcatgttcttgggcagctgggaaaaacgaaaccctaagcttaaattgaggttcaatttgtgttgaaatcatgtagaaaagatggggttttagtggctgctaatttattatgaattatagtaaaaatcagttgctgaaaagactgaaaaacgggtaaaaacagagaaagaatctgaagaatttatgaagaacatgaagaacactttgagtgtgatgaagaacaatgaagaacaggccttagatcttaaaaagggcaaggaagtaaaatttttggtgttttagggGTTGTCTGGtgatttctgaaagttagggtggtaaaagtagaaatattaaaagttacgggtgttaaaaagtgaattttaaaggttaaaggttaaagtaaagttaattttcgaaaatatattaataaaataataaataataataaaatattaaataataatatttaattaaaaataatattttaacaaaaataataaaataatacagaaaaggcagttttctgtaaaagctttagaaagacaactttaagtgtagaatctcataattaccttcataaaacacttagggagcggtaagaacatattagtgaggcaaagataaaagaaagataaaaagttaaaggaaagataaaaaccaaagaaaaagtctgtaaagttttaacgatagaaaacagacagagattagtgaacgaactagggcaacttagatagtacttgagttgcgactagggttaggtattatatgaaaagttaaactgtttcagtatagacttaatgaacctatacttgggacaggctaactattcataccgaaatttacataagctttaaatacatatgttaagcagagaaaccagagcagaataaagaaacacagagaacagagtaaccagagcagaatagagggatacagagaaaagagtaatctgagcaaagtaaaaagacacagagaagagagtaatgtgacaaagagaaatggtttgagttaagatgttgtaaaagtaaaacctgtagagtttgtatagcatgattgaacagagaaagaaagaggtacagcataagaatgtgaaagtgatgatgaataatgagaaggttaatgaatgatgataatgaaaatgattatgtaagaatctgctgcagagaggcagtcagatagatggtggtacgaccactgagaatgctttcctgggataccttgctataatgctttgctgtaagacagaggttgcttacagaggtttgaagatgaatgtgctcctataagacaaaggttgcttacagtgagtgtgttgttgctcctgtaagacagaggttgcttacagtgagtctgttgggcgtatatcggctaataagttTTGCCCTGCAAGataaaggttgcttgcagtggatattgccaacaggaaagccttatccagacagaggttgctgggtaacgtcgggagcgggtacgtaaccgacagatgagctcattacatgcactagggctagacatgcatcatacttggttgtgcattttctctattatgattgttgcatgaatgtatgctttctttgtttgtattctattctctgtgtttgtgtctgtgttttactttcttgttttcttctgtttgtgatctttttctgttttttctattttctctatttatctgtcttCTGTTTACTACTTCTCTATATTCTGCTATTAGTCTACTAAGcaacacaaaattaatgaacgtaactaataacctcggctctactaagaactccccagttcttaccccttctctctcctttccccctccagatggaagcatgagtacccttccgtagttcgctgatgaccgttcgtaaagagaattccgctctaggtagtcttctgagtctagggtgaatctctttatctatgtatatgtatatactgtgagaccagccaacgtctgcaccccgttcgtatgcggactttaacctgaatcctgtgtacgagactcccgttgtgtggctacttgatgaggtaccagagggacgtcctatggcaatgtctgatcgtgcagaggaatagCAGATAATGTCCTCCCTTTGGTGACGTTCacttgacttgagttttgaagacttagaacgtactttccctcgctttagtagtttagatggactaggcgagta from Arachis stenosperma cultivar V10309 chromosome 9, arast.V10309.gnm1.PFL2, whole genome shotgun sequence encodes the following:
- the LOC130949658 gene encoding uncharacterized protein LOC130949658 — its product is MNIVVEAVCEAAMAAARAVEHLGVRNENRNKNGEDNGNNEADSTHLDKPMTLATFLKVNPSKFKGTLVTTDADNWFRGIERSLRAQHVPEGQHVEFATYILEGEAEHWWQGIQQLLQQDEGDIPWDTFKDEFYKKYFPRAARDAKEMELMQLKQGNTTVAEYARKFDDLCRFSKICQGNPTDFEEWKCLKFEGDLREDLMSLVVPLEI